The Vairimorpha necatrix chromosome 11, complete sequence genome window below encodes:
- a CDS encoding diphthine synthase, which translates to MIYIIGTGLHSYKDLSLRSIEILKKANKIYFENYTSIQQVPISLLQEYLNKPIIICNRDEIESEDFFFLEASNSLIVILVAGSPMFATTHIGLLIKGKEMNIPVEIIHNASILNVYGCLGLYSYHHGKTVSIPYFTQEWKPRSFFDNILKNIEAGLHTLCLLDIKVEEERFMTVNEALSQILSLENEIVNENYKIFAVCRFGSPNQVIKYDKIKNLIKEDFGKPLHSLVIPGKMDTIEKEMVGELFK; encoded by the coding sequence atgatttatattattggTACAGGACTACATTCCTATAAGGACTTATCACTACGAAgtatagaaatattaaagaaagctaacaaaatatatttcgaAAATTACACTTCTATACAACAAGTACCAATTAGTCTACTACAAGAATACTTAAATAAACCCATCATCATATGTAATAGAGACGAAATAGAATCAGAAGACTTCTTCTTTTTAGAAGCCTCTAACTCCTTAATAGTCATCTTAGTAGCAGGGTCGCCTATGTTCGCAACTACTCACATAGGCCTACTTATAAAAGGCAAGGAAATGAACATACCAGTCGAAATAATCCACAATGCATCAATACTAAACGTGTACGGGTGTCTAGGCCTCTACTCATACCATCACGGCAAGACTGTGTCTATTCCTTACTTCACTCAAGAATGGAAACCAAGATCATTTTTCGACAACatcttaaaaaacataGAAGCAGGCTTGCACACTCTGTGTCTCTTAGACATAAAAgtagaagaagaaagatTTATGACTGTAAACGAAGCACTGAGTCAAATATTATCTCTGGAAAATGAGATAGTAAATGAGaactataaaatatttgcaGTGTGTAGATTTGGATCGCCAAATCAAGTCATAAAATacgataaaataaaaaacttaataaaagaagacTTCGGGAAACCACTTCATAGTCTTGTAATACCAGGGAAAATGGATACtatagaaaaagaaatggTAGGAgaactttttaaataa
- a CDS encoding farnesyl pyrophosphate synthase (FPPS), with translation MSSNFDLILRDFLKISNYQNTNKISSFISYNTAGGKGYRRELFKLLLNNISDESVKMGNIFELLQSAFVVIDDVMDESDLRRGVECYYKKEGMVSLRYSQYFITGLARISKNIKTGSNLRSRYYKCLFYSCLGQTLDCYKNTMEEYKLDLYNTIAEYKTSWYTFYFPISVGYAYTGQDEPNNLYEYCRLLGIKFQMQDDYLNFFPEISKKTGNDLDSLKLTFFTCKLAEGNSKISKEYFETGKVTNELEEEVKAFFPEFKNKMNEISQKMKELEVGINEKVLEFIDILFKKQEIK, from the coding sequence ATGTCCTCGAATTTTGATTTGATTCTTCGcgattttctaaaaatctctaattatcaaaatacaaataaaatatcttcttttatttcttacAACACTGCAGGTGGAAAAGGTTACCGGCGAGAACTATTCAAACTTCTcctaaataatatttcagaCGAGTCTGTAAAAATGGGGAATATTTTCGAATTACTTCAAAGTGCCTTTGTGGTAATCGACGATGTCATGGACGAATCTGACCTAAGAAGAGGTGTCGAatgttattataaaaaagaaggaaTGGTATCTCTAAGATATTCTCAGTATTTTATAACTGGTCTAGCTAGgatatctaaaaatataaaaactgGATCTAATTTAAGATCTCGgtattataaatgtttattttattcatgTCTAGGGCAGACACTTGattgttataaaaatacaatggaggaatataaattagaCTTGTATAATACAATAGCAGAATATAAGACATCTTGgtatacattttatttccCTATTTCTGTGGGGTATGCTTACACTGGTCAAGATGAaccaaataatttatatgaatATTGTAGATTATTAGGAATAAAATTCCAAATGCAAGACGATTATCTTAATTTCTTCCCAgaaataagtaaaaaaacagGGAATGATTTGGATTCCTTAAAATTGACATTTTTTACTTGTAAATTAGCAGAAggaaattcaaaaataagcAAGGAATATTTCGAGACTGGGAAAGTGACGAATGAACTCGAGGAGGAAGTAAAGGCATTTTTCCCagaattcaaaaataagatGAATGAGATTAGTCAGAAGATGAAGGAACTTGAAGTTGGTATAAATGAGAAAGTAttagaatttattgatatattatttaaaaaacaagaaataaaataa
- a CDS encoding putative SP-containing protein: MLQYLLLIFCPEYTFSSCDLHLYPTVLYNPEDKRSKVEINSEYTHKNETLEEKFENYYFLSRFSSYNFNLYLQYNNMENDVINLDVNNLQRLTDYKLLNKKLYDLNTTWDLEDNNKNIQCYFLKYINIKEIENIKKPKRYIHYTLNSFCESMNKYINIIKTKALNMPQDEYTGDINEQLDFFINVLYSINKYTFSRYLTFRYDGPKIIDFYSSLIIRLNFLEKEFLLVDRFEMFKIFFEWKYLTDFNEDKKLLIQNALKKISQNLNNVFTKADKLCGWCFEIISNMERAIYNNEQKINIFHKKKLEY; the protein is encoded by the coding sequence ATGTTACAGTATTTGTTATTAATATTCTGCCCAGAATATACATTCTCTTCATGTGATTTGCATTTATATCCAACAGTCCTTTATAATCCAGAAGATAAAAGGTCAAAGGTAGAAATTAATAGTGAGTATActcataaaaatgaaacttTAGAAGAAAAGtttgaaaattattattttttgtctaggttttcttcttataattttaatttgtatCTACAATACAATAACATGGAAAATGATGTAATCAATTTGGATGTTAACAATCTACAAAGGTTAACGGACTATAAACTtctaaacaaaaaattgtatGATCTCAATACTACATGGGATTTAGAAGATAATAACAAGAATATACAATgttatttcttaaaatatataaatataaaggaaatagaaaacattaaaaaaccaaaaagATACATTCATTATACACTCAATTCATTTTGTGAGTCTATGaataaatacattaatATAATCAAGACAAAGGCACTAAATATGCCTCAAGATGAATACACAGGGGATATAAATGAACAgctagatttttttatcaatgtCTTATACTccataaacaaatatactTTTAGCAGGTATCTCACGTTTAGATATGATGGGCCTAAAAtaatagatttttatagtagTTTGATAATtagattaaattttttagaaaaagaaTTTCTGTTAGTTGACAGATTTGAgatgtttaaaattttttttgaatggAAATATCTAACTGACTTTaatgaagataaaaaattgcttATACAAAACGCgttaaagaaaatttcCCAAAATCTGAACAATGTTTTTACAAAGGCCGATAAATTATGCGGGTGGTGCtttgaaattatttcaaatatGGAAAGGGCCATTTACAATaatgaacaaaaaattaatattttccataaaaaaaaattagaatatTAG
- a CDS encoding serpin-type proteinase inhibitor 3 — translation MKINIQNIINLYFKMFNLTLSRDQDKTENQALSPYSFLQVLGLLANGTDDETSNKFIGKLGFEPNINDFNINSNKINEILTKKRNRDDLFVTCDYIVTNYLFHSDKFIINEDFKTLISNFYNIKISSYNPKKVIDDYKNFYHYITNGTNIIFQHFITSFGPDMCLLKENNFYLKQEWSTNFDFFRVEDFTTYAGKVKQDMMYNYIAKKYNFYEDEKIIAVKMLYKNSDSFFLAVMPKKIEDWDEVTKKICSENELNCLISRMEYGNVNLTFPKFRFEYEVDFITYSKDLGIDSMLNSLKLDKLKTDFKYENLEIKQNVLIDVYEFGFVTHLVSNKSVKEKTEANNFRVLEFNKPFLWFVIRQDDNFTCSLPIFMGKFIGPKK, via the coding sequence atgaaaataaatattcaaaatatcataaatttgtatttcaAAATGTTCAATTTAACACTATCTCGAGATCAGGACAAAACGGAGAATCAGGCTTTATCTCCATATTCCTTCCTTCAAGTACTAGGTCTCCTCGCCAATGGCACAGATGACGAAACAagcaataaatttattggtAAATTGGGCTTTGAACCAAATATCAAcgattttaatataaattctaataaaattaacgAGATCTTgactaaaaaaagaaatagagATGATCTGTTTGTGACGTGTGATTATATCGTGAcgaattatttatttcatagtgataaatttataattaacgAAGATTTTAAGACACTTATctcaaatttttacaatataaaaatctcaTCATATAATCCTAAGAAAGTGATTgatgattataaaaatttttatcattataTCACCAATGGCactaatataatttttcaacATTTTATAACTTCTTTTGGCCCAGACATgtgtttattaaaagaaaacaatttctatttaaaacaagaaTGGAGCACAAATTTTGACTTTTTCCGTGTTGAAGATTTTACAACTTATGCTGGAAAAGTTAAACAAGATATGatgtataattatatagCAAAAAAGtacaatttttatgaagacgaaaaaataattgctGTAAAAAtgctttataaaaattctgaTTCATTCTTCCTGGCCGTCATGCCTAAAAAGATTGAGGATTGGGACGAAGTAACTAAAAAGATTTGTTCTGAAAACGAACTAAATTGCTTAATATCGCGAATGGAATACGgaaatgtaaatttaacCTTTCCTAAATTTAGATTCGAGTATGAGGTCGATTTTATCACATATTCAAAAGATCTGGGGATTGATAGTATGTTGAATTCATTAAAACTAGACAAACTGAAGACGGACTTCAAATAcgaaaatttagaaattaaacAAAACGTACTTATTGATGTATATGAATTTGGATTTGTAACTCATTTAGTGTCTAATAAATCagtaaaagaaaaaactgAAGCAAACAATTTCCGTGTTTTGGAATTTAATAAACCCTTTTTATGGTTCGTAATAAGACAAGACGATAATTTCACTTGTAGTCTACCGATTTTCATGGGAAAATTTATTGGAcccaaaaaataa